A stretch of DNA from Streptomyces venezuelae:
ACTCCTCCCGGACCGGCTCCCAGCCGGCCGCCACCGTGCCGTTGACGCCCGTGCCGTCCGCGCCGCCTGCGCTTCCCGTGGCCCCCGTGTGCATGCTCATGTCCGTACCTCCAAGATCATTCGGGTCGGTCACCGGCCCACAACGACGGTTCGTACGGCCATATTCCGGCTCCCGTACGGGTGAATGCGCGACCGGCGTCGTTCCGGGCCGCCGGAGTGTCCCGTTCTCCCGGTGTGAAACGCACCCGGATCGCCGCACTCGCCCTCGCCACGGCCGCCGCTGCGCTGGCCCCCGCCCTCGTCGAGGCCTCCGCCGCCGACGGCACCTCGTTCCTGCAGGACCCGGCGGGCGGCGAGCAGGAGATGCGCTCGGCCAAGGACGGGAAGTACAAGGTGGAGGGGCAGCTGCGGTTCCATCCCGGGGTGGTCTACTCGATGGTGCCGCGTCCCGCCGCCAAGGGGCAGCAGGACTGGGGCGGGGGCACGGACCGGAAGGTGCCCGATCCCAAGTCCCTCGCCTGGGAGCCGAAGTTCGAGTTCGCCTGGGGGGTCTCCGAGGTGGCGCTGCTGAAGAAGGCGCTCGCGTCGAAGGGCCGGCATCCCGTCGTCCTGCACGCCACCCTGTGGACGGCGGACCGCACCAAGGCGGCCGAGGTGCACAGCAGTGTCAAGGAGCGCCCGGCCACCGGCCGCACCACGCTGCCCGGCGGAAAGCGGATCGCCTGCGACACGGGCGGGTACACGGTCGACTGGTCGGTCACCCGGACCGGTCACGGGTCCGTCGGCGGCACGCTGAAGTGGAACGCGGACTGTGCGCAGTACCGGACGGCATTCAGCCAGAACTGAGAAGACCGGAACTGGGAAAACCGAGAAAGAGGGGCCGCGCCCGAGCACCTTGTGGGCGCTGTGCGGGCGAAGGGGCTGCGGACTCGGATCGCGTGCCGGATCAGCCAGGGAAGAGGGCCCGGAGGTTCGGGGTGGAGCGTTCTGGTTCGAGCGTTCGGCTCAGGGCTTCTTGGACTGCTCGCGGGACTGGTTCGCGATGTCCTCGAGGACGGCCTTGGCATCGGCGCCCGGCTCCACCGCCCGGCCGATGTTGCGCTTGATGGTGTCGCTGACCGTCACCCAGTTCGGGTTGTTCACCGGGTACAGCTGGGCGCTGCGCAGTGCGGCCATGAACTGCTCCTCGTCCTTGTCGATGCCGCCGCCCGCGGGGGTGCGCGAGGCGCTGACCGTGGACGGGAGCAGGTGGTAGCGGCCGGCGAAGTCGGTGAGGTTCTTGTCCTGGTAGAGGAAGTCCAGGAACGTGCCGATCTGCTTCCGGTGGTCGTTCTGGTTGAAGGCCACCATCCAGTCGGCCACGCCGACCGCCGGAGGCCGCTCCGAGGCGGTCAGCCCGTCGTTGACGGGCATGTCCACGGTGCGCACGGTGATCCCCTTGGCCTCGGCCGCGTGGGCCAGGGAGGGGTAGCCGTTCAGCATGCCGACCTCGCCGCGCAGGAAGGCGTCGAAAGCGTCCTGGCGGTTGAACTTGGCGGGCGAGACCGGGCCGACCAGACCGGGGCCGACCAGCTCCTCCTTGAGCCACTTGAAGGCCTGGACGTTCTGCTCGGAGGCCAGGCTGTAATTGCCGCTGTTGTCGACATAACCGCCGCCGTTGCTGAGTTCCCAGATCAGCGCCTCCGCATGTGCTTCCTCGGGGCCGAGCGGCAGGGCGTACGGGAATTTCACACCCTTCTGCTTCAGCGCCTCGGCGGCGGTCTTCAGCTCCTTCCAGGTCTTCGGGGGCCCGATCTTGGCCTTGGTGAACAGGTTCTCGTTGTAGAAGAGCAGTCGGCTGCTCGCCACGAAGGGCAGGCCGTAGAGGGTGTTTCCGATGGAGCCGGCCTCGGCGAGGGGCTGCAGGAAGTTCGCCTCCGCCCGGACCGAGAGCAGTTCCTCCGCCGGGTAGAGCTTGCCCTGGGCCGCGAAGTCCGAGTACGAGCCCATGAGGGCCATGTCGGGGGCCTTGCCCGCCTTGACCAGGCGGCCGACCTCGCGGTCGATGTCGGCCCACGGCAGCAGCTTCACCTCGACCTTGATGCCGGGGTGCTGGGCGGTGAAATCGGCGGTGACCTTGTCCCAGAAGGCCTTGGAACTGGTCTCCGGAGTGGTGCCGTACTCGGCGGCCACCAGCTTGAGGGTGGCGTCGCCG
This window harbors:
- a CDS encoding ABC transporter substrate-binding protein; protein product: MRRRIFGAAASTTAFGLLITLSGCGSISGDGGDATLKLVAAEYGTTPETSSKAFWDKVTADFTAQHPGIKVEVKLLPWADIDREVGRLVKAGKAPDMALMGSYSDFAAQGKLYPAEELLSVRAEANFLQPLAEAGSIGNTLYGLPFVASSRLLFYNENLFTKAKIGPPKTWKELKTAAEALKQKGVKFPYALPLGPEEAHAEALIWELSNGGGYVDNSGNYSLASEQNVQAFKWLKEELVGPGLVGPVSPAKFNRQDAFDAFLRGEVGMLNGYPSLAHAAEAKGITVRTVDMPVNDGLTASERPPAVGVADWMVAFNQNDHRKQIGTFLDFLYQDKNLTDFAGRYHLLPSTVSASRTPAGGGIDKDEEQFMAALRSAQLYPVNNPNWVTVSDTIKRNIGRAVEPGADAKAVLEDIANQSREQSKKP